Proteins encoded within one genomic window of Leptolyngbya sp. SIO1E4:
- a CDS encoding AraC family transcriptional regulator, with protein sequence MNDACKIIELIDRHAVFEGVTETSIEGLQLFRMNHIEERLPGVYEPSICVIVQGRKRAYLDGTTYTYDREQYLCCTLPIPAEAEVIEASPKEPLLGLLLRLENRAMFETVIEMAALERGCASKAEVMPGLTAAKWDDDFTTELKRLLDLLDDPVALNILSRGRLKELIFAVLRGDAGGAFFHIFGGEMQQLSRALSFLNAHLHEAISIDELAQEAGMSRAVFHRKFKEVTTYSPIQFIKLHRLNEASRLIMSGSAVGDAAYRVGYSSQSQFSRDFRRYFGKSPRQWGLEQRSEP encoded by the coding sequence ATGAATGATGCATGCAAAATTATCGAGCTTATTGATCGACACGCTGTTTTCGAGGGCGTGACCGAGACCTCCATTGAGGGATTACAACTATTTCGGATGAACCATATTGAGGAGCGATTGCCTGGGGTGTATGAGCCGAGTATTTGCGTAATTGTGCAGGGACGAAAGCGAGCGTACTTGGACGGCACAACCTACACCTACGATAGGGAGCAGTATTTATGTTGTACTCTACCTATACCTGCGGAGGCTGAGGTGATCGAGGCATCACCAAAAGAACCCCTGCTGGGTCTTTTGCTGCGCCTTGAGAATCGAGCCATGTTTGAGACGGTGATCGAGATGGCAGCTCTAGAGCGTGGCTGCGCCTCAAAAGCTGAAGTTATGCCTGGGCTTACTGCGGCCAAGTGGGATGATGACTTTACCACAGAGCTTAAACGCCTTTTGGATTTGTTGGATGATCCTGTTGCACTCAATATCCTCAGCAGAGGTAGGCTGAAGGAATTGATTTTTGCGGTTCTTCGGGGCGATGCTGGAGGCGCATTTTTCCATATATTTGGGGGAGAAATGCAGCAGTTATCACGGGCATTGAGTTTCTTGAATGCCCATCTTCATGAAGCGATCTCGATTGATGAATTAGCTCAAGAGGCAGGGATGAGCCGCGCCGTGTTTCACCGCAAATTTAAGGAAGTCACCACGTATTCCCCGATTCAGTTTATTAAGCTTCATCGTCTCAATGAAGCGTCAAGGCTAATTATGAGTGGCTCTGCGGTTGGGGATGCAGCATATCGTGTGGGCTACTCTAGCCAATCTCAATTTAGTCGCGATTTCCGACGGTATTTTGGCAAATCCCCTCGCCAGTGGGGACTTGAACAGCGGTCTGAACCATAG
- a CDS encoding PEP-CTERM sorting domain-containing protein has protein sequence MLNRLSLVLLSAVGVAISTAAIDSSAAVAASLSPERYADSVISYEKGWSRNWGNSLYNNAETALGEANWNSEMVHGGELGAWKGDIGVSLGKGGALTLGFTDNYLTGSGNSDSDLWIFEIGRRPEDVLVEISIDGDTWYSAGVADKQDYAVDTGIGIDIDSLLSSHADLDSDSLFSFVRLTDNGTNGYGGGKSGADIDAVAALSSASKPEAADVPEPGMVGALGVVAFGTLLRRKQG, from the coding sequence ATGCTTAATCGTCTATCTTTAGTTTTGCTCAGTGCTGTAGGAGTTGCGATTAGCACTGCTGCCATAGATTCATCAGCTGCGGTTGCGGCTTCTCTTAGTCCTGAAAGGTATGCCGATTCAGTCATTTCTTATGAGAAGGGATGGAGCAGAAATTGGGGCAATTCTCTTTATAACAATGCCGAAACAGCGCTTGGTGAAGCAAATTGGAATTCAGAAATGGTTCACGGAGGCGAACTAGGTGCCTGGAAAGGAGATATTGGGGTATCTCTGGGCAAAGGGGGAGCCTTGACATTAGGATTTACAGACAATTATTTAACTGGTAGCGGCAATTCAGATTCTGACTTGTGGATTTTTGAGATTGGCCGAAGACCAGAGGATGTTTTGGTTGAAATCAGTATTGATGGCGACACCTGGTACAGTGCAGGGGTTGCTGATAAGCAAGACTACGCTGTTGATACCGGTATTGGTATTGATATCGATTCTCTACTCAGTAGTCACGCAGATCTCGATAGCGATTCTCTATTTTCCTTCGTTCGTCTCACCGATAACGGAACGAATGGATATGGTGGAGGTAAGTCAGGTGCAGACATTGACGCAGTTGCAGCCTTATCGTCGGCTTCCAAGCCTGAGGCAGCTGATGTGCCTGAGCCGGGTATGGTAGGAGCGCTTGGAGTTGTGGCCTTTGGGACTTTACTGCGACGTAAGCAAGGTTAG
- a CDS encoding pentapeptide repeat-containing protein: protein MQVLKGFWQFLNTDVQKIPWGELAEKGIEAVTATNDLGEAWEEQAPHIKALTPYLQQVEPFLTTLDSPVTQLAISGLPFVSIGIGLLRLYIGLSKTEPTTESSVVIAAQLAYLQSLEAVLNNINDETLKAKLNQVSLKALVKKQLARLDTLELSPTELKAVTSRFRESVLATQLGDALAEQLKQASLDETETRRLKEQVIWGTHRYLHQAIAEAGESVEPLAEIYRTGGQPIQDRYDSIATYLNEVITPLPQEQIFDEHDPLIRFQDIYVQLDVQPLTQAGEEQPKASSVNSHFWAQRLLEQPEDEPRKVMFVEGEAGRGKSVFCRMLADWVRREMPFSYIPLLIRLRHIRTLANNLTETLEDCPDLEQVKFVRGDSDWLADRNTRFLIILDGFDELLLEGRATGGLKEFLQQVADFQARSHHQCLVTGRPLALQGVDRLITQTKNLERVRLEPLSDSLREQWLENWQALFEEAEVTRFRDFIQACPDEIADKLAREPLLIYLLARLHREGRLTREMFADKRNQQIQAKLRVYRQSVNWVLEKQRQDQNLRLAGLDDLEDLREVLREAALCVVQSGNETARLTMLKGRFQDTANPVAKFLKQSQQTTGQSDDKVLNNLLTTFYLKPGEGDKRGSVEFAHKSFGEYLFAERLKAAFEAWTEMDRRGKRLILDDRTVNEQIYDLLGYSGLSVEIVEYLFELLQESDLDRVRLFERLHGFYQRWCEEDFLNQPPTENLPQKKMLQLAAQEVPIGLKPVDVFAGLNVLIMLLKLHAAAQLDSYPHLPADAPRPDIWFHPCSEPETKTFNPDQLLSIIHYTDSLEMGTFTRLVGPHLYRANLYRANLYSANLTSANLTSANLTSANLYRANLDSANLTRANLSKADLDSANLTRANLTRAELSKAKLSSTNLDSANLTKANLTKANLTSAYLYRANLTKANLTSANLTRANLYSANLTSAYLTSAYLYTAYLYTANLDSADLTSTNLVSANLISAYLHSANLTSADLTSANLTSADLDSANLTSANLDSADLTSANLTSVIMSNAILLGTDLRGVNNLNRQTLEGNAPPLICNVALPSDIEVHRSRDCDRLPAVLRERYPERFKTLEAAESFVDGQKQ from the coding sequence ATGCAAGTTCTGAAAGGGTTTTGGCAGTTTCTCAACACTGATGTGCAGAAAATCCCTTGGGGAGAGCTGGCTGAAAAAGGCATTGAAGCCGTCACTGCTACGAATGATTTGGGCGAAGCTTGGGAAGAACAAGCGCCCCATATCAAAGCACTCACACCCTATCTGCAACAGGTAGAACCGTTTCTTACAACCCTGGATTCTCCGGTCACACAACTAGCTATCTCTGGACTGCCCTTTGTTTCTATCGGCATTGGGCTACTGAGGCTTTATATCGGGCTATCCAAAACAGAACCCACCACCGAAAGCTCTGTTGTCATTGCTGCTCAATTGGCTTATTTGCAAAGCCTGGAAGCGGTACTGAACAACATTAATGATGAAACGCTGAAGGCCAAACTCAACCAGGTTTCGCTGAAAGCACTGGTCAAAAAACAACTCGCTCGCCTCGACACTCTGGAACTCAGCCCAACCGAGTTAAAAGCTGTGACCAGCCGATTTCGAGAGTCCGTGCTGGCCACTCAGTTGGGGGATGCCTTGGCTGAGCAATTAAAACAAGCCAGTCTTGATGAGACAGAAACCCGACGATTAAAGGAACAGGTGATTTGGGGTACCCATCGCTATCTGCATCAGGCGATCGCTGAGGCTGGGGAGAGTGTAGAACCGCTGGCCGAGATTTACCGCACGGGTGGACAACCGATACAAGACCGTTATGACAGTATTGCCACCTACTTGAATGAGGTCATTACACCGCTGCCTCAAGAACAGATCTTTGATGAGCATGACCCGCTGATTCGATTTCAAGACATCTATGTTCAACTCGACGTCCAACCCCTAACGCAGGCAGGAGAGGAGCAACCAAAAGCAAGCTCTGTAAATAGCCATTTCTGGGCACAGCGTCTACTGGAGCAACCTGAGGATGAACCCCGCAAGGTCATGTTTGTCGAAGGAGAAGCAGGGCGGGGTAAATCCGTTTTCTGTCGCATGTTGGCGGATTGGGTGCGGCGTGAAATGCCGTTCTCGTACATTCCGCTGTTGATTCGGTTGCGTCACATTCGGACACTAGCCAATAACCTGACAGAGACCCTGGAAGACTGCCCTGACCTGGAACAGGTCAAATTTGTTCGGGGAGATTCGGACTGGCTAGCAGATCGCAATACTCGCTTCTTAATCATCCTGGATGGGTTTGATGAGCTGCTGCTAGAAGGGCGAGCCACCGGTGGATTAAAGGAATTTTTGCAGCAGGTCGCTGATTTTCAGGCTCGGAGCCACCATCAATGTTTGGTGACAGGAAGACCTTTGGCGCTGCAAGGCGTTGACCGGCTGATTACCCAAACCAAAAACCTGGAACGGGTACGGCTTGAACCCTTGAGCGATAGCCTACGAGAGCAGTGGCTAGAGAACTGGCAAGCCCTTTTTGAGGAAGCAGAGGTCACTCGGTTTCGGGATTTCATCCAGGCTTGCCCCGATGAGATTGCTGACAAGCTGGCCCGAGAACCGCTGTTGATTTATCTATTGGCGCGGTTGCACAGGGAAGGACGTCTCACCCGTGAAATGTTTGCTGACAAGAGAAATCAGCAGATCCAAGCCAAGCTGCGAGTGTATCGCCAGTCCGTGAACTGGGTACTGGAGAAACAGCGCCAGGATCAAAATCTGCGACTGGCGGGCCTGGATGATCTGGAAGACCTGCGGGAAGTGTTGAGAGAAGCGGCCCTGTGTGTGGTGCAGTCGGGTAACGAAACGGCCCGGCTGACGATGTTAAAAGGCCGATTTCAAGATACCGCCAATCCAGTGGCAAAGTTCCTCAAACAATCGCAGCAAACCACGGGCCAATCAGACGATAAGGTGCTCAATAACCTACTCACCACGTTTTATCTCAAGCCTGGGGAGGGAGATAAGCGCGGGTCGGTGGAATTTGCCCACAAGAGCTTTGGTGAATATCTCTTTGCTGAACGGCTCAAAGCGGCTTTTGAAGCCTGGACAGAGATGGATCGCCGGGGAAAACGCCTGATTTTGGATGACCGTACGGTCAACGAGCAAATCTATGACCTGCTGGGTTATAGCGGTCTCAGTGTTGAAATTGTTGAATACTTGTTTGAACTATTGCAGGAAAGTGATCTAGATCGAGTCAGGCTGTTTGAGCGTCTCCATGGGTTTTATCAACGCTGGTGTGAGGAAGACTTTCTGAATCAGCCTCCGACAGAAAATCTGCCCCAGAAAAAGATGCTGCAGCTCGCAGCTCAGGAAGTCCCAATTGGGCTCAAGCCAGTGGATGTGTTTGCTGGGTTAAACGTACTGATTATGCTGTTGAAGCTACACGCAGCTGCCCAACTCGATAGTTACCCCCATCTACCAGCCGATGCTCCCAGACCTGATATCTGGTTTCACCCTTGCAGTGAACCGGAAACAAAGACGTTTAATCCAGACCAACTGCTGTCAATCATTCACTATACCGATTCTTTAGAGATGGGGACTTTCACGAGGCTGGTTGGCCCGCACCTCTACAGAGCCAACCTCTACAGAGCCAACCTCTACAGCGCCAACCTCACCAGCGCCAACCTCACCAGCGCCAACCTCACCAGCGCCAACCTCTACAGAGCCAACCTTGATAGTGCCAACCTCACCAGAGCCAACCTCTCCAAAGCCGATCTCGATAGCGCCAACCTCACCAGAGCCAACCTTACCAGAGCCGAACTCTCCAAAGCCAAACTCTCCAGCACCAACCTCGACAGTGCCAACCTCACCAAAGCTAACCTTACAAAAGCCAACCTCACCAGCGCTTATCTCTACAGAGCCAACCTCACCAAAGCTAACCTCACTAGCGCCAATCTCACCAGAGCCAATCTCTACAGTGCCAACCTCACCAGCGCTTACCTCACCAGCGCCTATCTCTACACCGCTTACCTCTACACCGCCAATCTTGACAGCGCCGACCTCACCAGCACCAACCTCGTCAGCGCCAACCTCATCAGCGCTTACCTCCACAGCGCCAACCTCACCAGCGCCGACCTCACCAGCGCCAACCTCACCAGCGCCGACCTTGATAGCGCCAACCTCACCAGCGCCAACCTCGACAGCGCCGACCTCACCAGCGCCAACCTCACCAGCGTTATCATGAGCAATGCCATTCTGCTTGGCACAGACCTTCGAGGAGTCAATAATTTAAATCGTCAGACGCTAGAGGGAAATGCCCCACCCCTAATTTGTAATGTGGCACTGCCCTCGGATATAGAGGTTCATAGAAGTAGAGATTGTGATCGCTTGCCAGCTGTCTTAAGAGAACGGTATCCGGAAAGATTCAAGACGCTCGAAGCAGCGGAATCGTTTGTCGATGGGCAAAAGCAATGA
- a CDS encoding alpha/beta hydrolase has protein sequence MTNQTLTAGDNKVTFKSFGVDLVGDLYLPEGFDESKKYKAIVGASPFPQVKEQIPATYGPEMAARGFIYLGFDYLGMGDSPALPGEFKQSRYMFRLIENTWDAVSYLGTLPFVDEIYGLGVCQGGSIIASASVTDHRIKKIAMVSGMMAADDFQWADRDAANQLIASANASTQKMYESGEPDYVAPFLLNDEMTRDEFIEVSGNPMVGETYDYYGRDGVKGPVTVPNYTNMHIGDQPMQSLISIGEAYADKIVQPSLTIYGTSAFTAPCSTQFVKKLTNDHEELAFEEFSHVDFYYKPEAVKASTDAVAEFFNR, from the coding sequence ATGACAAACCAAACTCTCACTGCTGGCGACAATAAAGTAACTTTCAAATCTTTTGGAGTGGATTTGGTTGGCGATCTCTACCTTCCTGAAGGTTTTGATGAGAGCAAGAAATACAAAGCCATCGTGGGTGCCAGCCCATTTCCACAGGTCAAAGAGCAGATCCCGGCGACCTATGGGCCCGAAATGGCCGCACGCGGCTTCATCTATCTCGGCTTTGACTATCTTGGTATGGGTGACTCCCCTGCGCTGCCGGGCGAGTTCAAACAGTCACGCTACATGTTCCGACTGATTGAAAACACCTGGGATGCCGTTTCTTATCTCGGTACACTTCCCTTCGTTGACGAGATTTACGGTCTGGGCGTCTGCCAAGGTGGCTCGATTATCGCATCAGCGTCAGTGACCGACCATCGGATCAAAAAAATTGCGATGGTTTCGGGCATGATGGCGGCAGATGATTTCCAGTGGGCCGACCGTGACGCGGCCAACCAGTTGATCGCTTCCGCCAATGCCTCGACGCAGAAGATGTATGAATCTGGAGAACCAGATTACGTCGCCCCTTTCCTCCTGAACGATGAAATGACACGGGACGAATTTATCGAGGTGAGTGGCAACCCGATGGTCGGCGAAACCTATGACTACTATGGCCGTGATGGGGTTAAGGGTCCTGTTACAGTTCCAAATTATACCAACATGCACATCGGCGATCAGCCCATGCAATCACTGATTTCTATTGGCGAAGCCTATGCCGACAAAATCGTACAGCCTTCCCTGACCATCTACGGCACATCAGCCTTCACAGCGCCTTGCTCGACCCAGTTTGTTAAGAAGCTGACAAATGATCACGAGGAGCTGGCCTTTGAGGAGTTCTCCCATGTGGACTTCTACTATAAGCCAGAGGCCGTGAAGGCATCGACTGATGCTGTAGCCGAGTTCTTCAACCGCTAA